Proteins from a genomic interval of uncultured Methanocorpusculum sp.:
- a CDS encoding biotin--[acetyl-CoA-carboxylase] ligase: MTTKTLVLGILEKNPGAYVSGEHIASELSVSRTAVWKAIRTLQSEGYIISAVSNKGYLLENSDVLSAEGIRSRLLPKYADTVVIVKTSTDSTNTDAKVMAAAGAKHGTVILAEEQTAGRGRYGKSFYSPKGTGIYLSIIARLGISFSDAVMITTAAGVAVCRSIESVSDSEPRIKWVNDIFLNGKKICGIGTEAVSNIESGTLESVIVGVGVNFKTSEFPKDLESIAGPLFPKDFPLTRNAFATVLINHLLDMFAALPEKSFIEEYRSRSLILGKEIMFLEKNVWHSAKAVEIDGKGGLVVEVDGKIRTLTSGEVSVRI, translated from the coding sequence ATGACAACAAAAACCCTGGTGCTTGGCATCCTGGAAAAAAATCCCGGTGCATATGTATCGGGGGAACACATCGCTTCCGAGCTATCGGTTTCGAGAACTGCGGTATGGAAAGCGATTCGGACACTGCAGAGTGAAGGCTATATTATCTCTGCAGTCTCCAACAAAGGATATCTTCTGGAGAACTCGGATGTTCTCTCGGCCGAAGGCATTCGGTCCCGGCTTTTGCCGAAGTATGCCGACACGGTCGTCATTGTAAAAACCTCGACCGATTCGACGAACACCGACGCAAAAGTAATGGCCGCCGCCGGAGCAAAACACGGAACGGTGATTCTTGCTGAGGAGCAAACCGCCGGCAGAGGGAGATACGGGAAATCCTTTTACTCGCCCAAAGGCACCGGCATCTATCTGAGTATCATCGCCCGGCTTGGGATCTCCTTTTCGGACGCGGTTATGATCACGACTGCTGCAGGTGTTGCCGTCTGCAGATCGATCGAATCCGTTTCCGATTCTGAACCGCGGATCAAGTGGGTCAATGACATCTTCTTGAACGGAAAAAAGATCTGCGGAATCGGAACTGAGGCGGTCAGCAATATCGAATCGGGAACTCTCGAGTCGGTGATCGTGGGGGTCGGCGTGAACTTCAAAACTTCAGAGTTCCCAAAAGATCTCGAATCTATCGCGGGTCCGCTGTTTCCAAAAGATTTCCCGCTCACGAGAAATGCGTTCGCCACCGTTTTGATCAATCATCTGCTGGATATGTTTGCCGCTCTCCCGGAGAAAAGTTTCATCGAGGAGTACCGTTCCCGATCGCTTATTCTTGGAAAAGAGATCATGTTTCTCGAGAAAAATGTCTGGCATTCTGCGAAGGCGGTTGAAATCGACGGCAAGGGCGGGCTTGTCGTTGAAGTCGACGGTAAAATCAGGACACTGACCTCAGGTGAGGTCAGTGTTCGCATTTAG
- a CDS encoding type IV pilin: MLPAGSYTIFIDSVDKTAEFGGNVDFGPGVILSWDSGTAAVGTVSIVYTSKNGFSTLLAEKNFGKAGSTTVSSSSSGKVGKVVERFEDTYTIITKVDWQTFLDKVNASISGVSLGHGIVYVDNGEYWVSIDNKRVSKAEATQNPSIQEYMDIYRDNRLIMIDLSKKNYTESDMDPTDFSQPWKSTPYPTIGSLYEYEGGLYMDAVIISNIIRPSRDPNTADWVKIAYLK, translated from the coding sequence GTGCTGCCGGCAGGAAGCTATACAATCTTCATCGACAGCGTTGATAAAACAGCAGAGTTCGGTGGAAATGTGGATTTTGGGCCAGGGGTTATTCTGTCATGGGATTCCGGAACGGCGGCAGTCGGTACGGTTTCAATCGTTTACACGAGTAAGAACGGATTCTCAACGCTTCTTGCAGAGAAGAACTTTGGTAAGGCAGGGAGTACAACCGTGAGTAGCAGCAGCAGTGGAAAGGTAGGGAAAGTTGTAGAGAGGTTCGAAGATACCTATACGATAATTACGAAAGTAGACTGGCAGACATTTCTTGATAAAGTAAATGCAAGCATAAGCGGTGTTTCATTGGGTCATGGTATTGTGTATGTTGATAACGGCGAATACTGGGTTTCTATCGATAACAAGCGTGTGTCCAAAGCAGAAGCTACTCAAAATCCATCAATCCAAGAATATATGGACATCTATCGTGACAACAGATTGATAATGATCGATCTGTCGAAAAAAAATTACACAGAGAGCGATATGGATCCAACTGATTTTAGCCAACCCTGGAAGTCAACGCCCTATCCGACAATCGGTTCTCTCTATGAGTATGAAGGAGGATTATATATGGACGCAGTCATTATCTCTAATATTATTAGGCCATCACGCGATCCGAATACTGCAGACTGGGTAAAAATAGCATATCTAAAATAA
- a CDS encoding thiamine pyrophosphate-dependent enzyme, whose amino-acid sequence MTEIPKEEMLLKCPSTCAGCGSLLALRYILKAAGKDTVLVIPACCNSVIQGVYPYMLHTVPVYNIAFAAAAACASGMSEALRAKGEKTNVIVYAGDGGTADIGIQALSGALERGEDFLYICYDNEAYGNTGMQRSGATPLGAITTTTPNGKTVNKKDLDRIVEAHNLPYLATACSSYPADVYNKVKKALSIPGPKFIHILAPCPPGWRIPSEKTVEIGKMAVKSGIWVLWEKEYDKFTVSAPSRAAMKRPAPVGEYLRAQGRFRKVDEKTAAIIQANVDKNLKKIALEAAQSEETE is encoded by the coding sequence ATGACGGAAATTCCCAAAGAAGAGATGCTTTTAAAGTGTCCATCCACCTGTGCTGGATGCGGCTCTTTACTTGCACTCCGCTATATCCTCAAGGCTGCAGGCAAAGATACGGTCCTCGTGATACCTGCCTGCTGCAACAGTGTGATCCAGGGTGTCTATCCCTACATGCTTCACACGGTGCCCGTCTATAACATCGCATTTGCGGCCGCCGCGGCCTGTGCCTCCGGTATGAGCGAAGCTCTTCGCGCAAAAGGCGAAAAAACCAACGTCATCGTCTACGCAGGAGACGGAGGCACCGCCGACATCGGTATCCAGGCACTGTCCGGAGCCCTGGAACGTGGCGAGGACTTCCTCTATATCTGCTATGACAATGAAGCGTACGGAAATACCGGGATGCAGAGATCGGGCGCGACCCCACTTGGAGCAATAACCACTACTACCCCGAACGGAAAAACCGTCAACAAGAAAGATCTTGACAGAATCGTCGAGGCACATAACCTTCCCTATCTGGCAACGGCCTGCTCCTCGTACCCCGCCGATGTCTACAACAAAGTGAAAAAAGCCCTTTCGATTCCCGGGCCGAAGTTCATCCACATCCTTGCACCCTGCCCGCCGGGCTGGAGAATTCCATCGGAAAAGACAGTCGAGATCGGAAAGATGGCAGTCAAATCCGGGATATGGGTCCTCTGGGAAAAAGAGTACGATAAATTCACCGTCAGTGCCCCATCACGCGCCGCTATGAAACGGCCGGCACCAGTTGGCGAGTACCTCAGAGCCCAGGGAAGATTCAGAAAAGTCGATGAAAAGACCGCCGCAATCATCCAGGCGAACGTCGACAAAAACCTGAAGAAAATTGCTCTCGAAGCCGCACAATCGGAGGAAACAGAATGA
- a CDS encoding transketolase C-terminal domain-containing protein yields the protein MSELVMSTGNKAVASAVKMAKPLVVAAYPITPQTEIIESIADYVESGDLKARYIPVESEHSAMTACIGASITGVRVFTATSSHGLLYMHEMLHWAAGARLPIVMGQVNRTLAPGWNIWAEHSDALSQRDTGWLQVYVSTVQEAYDATLMAFRIAEDNRVLLPVIINMDGFLLSHIMQPFEMTEPGDFIPPLELPHKIDVNDPKGYGAMSPANVHYQFRFDMEKAMRASRTVIEETEAEFAKRFGRSYAPVEEYFCDDADVIIIAMGTLGKEAEVATDLMRKEGVKAGVMRIRWFRPFPLDMNIKGKDLVVIDRDYSFGFGGVVAGEIQARYPDAKIASVIAGLGGQEVTFEDMAEFVRSRKIGTEFWFGIPQEEQ from the coding sequence ATGAGCGAACTTGTAATGTCCACCGGTAACAAAGCCGTCGCTTCAGCCGTAAAAATGGCAAAGCCGCTCGTCGTTGCCGCATACCCCATCACCCCCCAGACCGAGATCATCGAAAGCATCGCCGACTACGTCGAGTCCGGCGACCTCAAAGCACGCTACATCCCGGTCGAGTCGGAACACTCCGCAATGACAGCCTGTATCGGTGCTTCCATCACGGGAGTTAGAGTATTTACCGCGACAAGCTCGCACGGTCTTCTCTATATGCACGAGATGCTCCACTGGGCAGCAGGCGCACGCCTGCCGATCGTGATGGGCCAGGTCAACAGGACACTCGCCCCGGGATGGAACATCTGGGCCGAACACTCCGATGCCCTCTCCCAGAGAGACACCGGCTGGCTGCAGGTCTACGTATCAACCGTGCAGGAGGCATACGACGCGACCCTGATGGCATTCAGGATCGCAGAAGACAACCGCGTTCTTCTGCCGGTCATTATCAACATGGACGGATTCCTCTTGTCCCACATCATGCAGCCGTTCGAGATGACCGAGCCGGGAGATTTCATCCCGCCGCTGGAGCTCCCGCACAAAATCGACGTCAACGATCCGAAAGGTTACGGCGCAATGAGCCCGGCAAACGTCCACTACCAGTTCAGATTCGACATGGAAAAGGCCATGCGGGCATCACGCACGGTCATCGAAGAGACCGAAGCCGAGTTTGCAAAACGCTTCGGCAGAAGTTATGCGCCGGTCGAGGAATACTTCTGCGATGATGCGGATGTTATCATCATCGCGATGGGAACACTCGGGAAAGAAGCCGAGGTCGCCACCGATCTCATGAGAAAAGAGGGAGTCAAAGCCGGAGTCATGCGGATCCGCTGGTTCAGACCGTTCCCGCTCGATATGAACATCAAAGGAAAAGACCTCGTCGTGATCGACCGTGACTACTCGTTCGGCTTCGGCGGCGTTGTTGCCGGAGAAATCCAGGCAAGATATCCCGATGCGAAAATCGCAAGCGTCATTGCCGGTCTCGGCGGACAGGAAGTCACCTTCGAGGATATGGCAGAGTTCGTCCGCAGCCGCAAGATCGGAACAGAGTTCTGGTTCGGTATCCCGCAGGAGGAGCAGTAA
- a CDS encoding 2-oxoacid:acceptor oxidoreductase family protein yields MYEIRIHSRGGQGGVTAARMMATAAVKDGKFATACPFYGAERRGAPIVSFVRIDDAPVRIYSQINKPDMIVILDPTVMDTVNVLDGLKEGGSIFINTHDDVDFPASFKVYKADLTGIALRENLVVAGSPIVNTPVIGALAKLGLFSRESGVKAITETFADPRNTAAAKAAFEEVIV; encoded by the coding sequence ATGTACGAGATTCGTATTCACTCACGCGGCGGTCAGGGCGGAGTAACTGCGGCCAGAATGATGGCCACCGCCGCCGTGAAAGACGGAAAATTCGCGACGGCATGTCCGTTCTACGGTGCCGAACGCCGCGGTGCTCCGATCGTTTCATTCGTCAGAATCGACGATGCGCCGGTGAGAATTTACTCCCAGATCAACAAACCCGATATGATCGTGATTCTCGACCCGACCGTGATGGACACGGTCAATGTCTTGGACGGCCTGAAAGAAGGAGGTTCGATCTTCATCAACACGCACGACGATGTTGACTTCCCGGCAAGCTTCAAGGTCTACAAGGCTGATCTTACCGGGATCGCACTCCGTGAAAACCTCGTGGTCGCCGGAAGTCCGATCGTGAACACGCCGGTTATCGGAGCTCTCGCAAAACTCGGCCTCTTCAGCCGGGAGTCGGGAGTGAAGGCGATCACCGAGACGTTTGCCGATCCAAGAAACACTGCGGCTGCAAAAGCGGCTTTTGAGGAGGTCATCGTATGA
- a CDS encoding 4Fe-4S binding protein has product MSRMPKMTISVPHEGGAGLTGTWRTFRPIVDRETCNHCGICAMFCPDAVIDPDTLEIDLVYCKGCGICSNECPKKCIKMVREEH; this is encoded by the coding sequence ATGAGCAGAATGCCGAAAATGACGATCAGCGTCCCCCATGAAGGGGGAGCCGGTCTTACCGGTACGTGGAGAACGTTCCGTCCGATCGTTGACCGGGAAACCTGCAACCACTGCGGGATCTGTGCAATGTTCTGCCCGGATGCGGTCATCGATCCGGACACGCTCGAGATCGATCTCGTTTACTGCAAAGGCTGCGGTATTTGTTCCAACGAATGCCCGAAAAAGTGTATAAAAATGGTCAGAGAAGAACACTGA
- a CDS encoding AAA family ATPase, whose translation MSGTVYLHKVMLKHFDDTSYLADLPVVRNLEQMGELSFESPVTFFVGENGSGKSTLLEAIAISAGFNAEGGSRNFSFATKSTESNLHSYLTLSRRGREKDGFFYRAESFYNVASKVTDLDLNLDGYGGKSLHDQSHGESLLALVQNRFRGNGLYILDEPESALSPMRQMTLMLEIKRLVEEEHSQFLIATHSPILITYPGADIFEVTPDAIQKTTYDKTESYRITKRFLENPKHMLDALFED comes from the coding sequence ATGTCCGGGACCGTTTATCTGCATAAGGTCATGTTGAAACATTTTGACGACACCTCGTATCTTGCCGATCTGCCGGTCGTGCGAAATCTTGAGCAGATGGGCGAGCTGTCGTTTGAGTCTCCGGTAACGTTTTTTGTCGGAGAAAACGGTTCGGGCAAATCAACACTGCTCGAGGCCATCGCCATTTCAGCAGGATTCAATGCAGAAGGCGGGTCCCGAAACTTTTCGTTTGCCACGAAATCGACCGAGTCAAATCTGCATTCCTACCTGACATTATCGCGCCGAGGTCGTGAAAAGGACGGATTTTTCTATCGTGCCGAGAGTTTTTACAATGTGGCTTCAAAGGTGACGGATCTTGATCTCAATCTCGACGGATATGGGGGCAAATCCCTGCATGATCAGTCTCACGGAGAAAGTCTGCTGGCATTAGTGCAGAACCGGTTTCGAGGGAACGGTCTCTATATCCTCGATGAACCGGAATCGGCCCTTTCTCCCATGCGGCAGATGACGCTTATGCTTGAAATCAAGCGGCTGGTTGAAGAGGAGCATTCCCAGTTTTTGATCGCGACCCACTCGCCGATTCTGATAACCTATCCGGGTGCTGATATTTTCGAGGTGACGCCGGATGCTATCCAAAAAACAACATACGACAAGACCGAATCATACCGGATCACCAAACGCTTTCTGGAAAATCCGAAACATATGCTCGATGCTCTGTTCGAGGATTAA
- a CDS encoding dipeptide/oligopeptide/nickel ABC transporter ATP-binding protein: MLILEAEHISKSYGKFAALNDFSLEIAAGETVGLTGLSGSGKSTCARILAGLERPNTGVVKYAGKELTCPNPAIQMIFQDPAGSFNPVRTIFQSLSAVLSLQGVPKSQRHDLLSEHFKHAGLQTEILSRYPDQISGGQAQRVAIVRGMLVHPKVMILDEPTSALDVSVQAQILHLLKDIQRENGMSYVFISHDPSVVEFMADRVIRL; encoded by the coding sequence ATGCTGATTTTAGAAGCCGAGCATATTTCAAAATCATACGGGAAGTTTGCGGCACTAAATGATTTCTCTCTGGAAATCGCTGCCGGGGAGACCGTCGGGCTTACCGGCCTGTCGGGGTCCGGAAAAAGTACCTGCGCCCGGATCCTTGCAGGCCTCGAACGCCCAAATACCGGTGTCGTGAAATATGCCGGAAAAGAACTGACCTGTCCCAATCCTGCGATCCAGATGATCTTTCAGGATCCGGCGGGGTCCTTCAACCCGGTTCGAACGATCTTTCAGTCGTTATCTGCCGTGCTGAGTCTGCAGGGTGTACCAAAATCACAGCGCCACGATCTTCTCTCGGAGCATTTCAAGCACGCCGGTCTGCAGACCGAGATCTTATCCCGCTATCCCGACCAGATCTCCGGAGGGCAGGCTCAGCGGGTCGCGATTGTCCGGGGCATGCTCGTTCACCCGAAGGTGATGATTCTGGACGAGCCGACTTCGGCGCTCGATGTCTCGGTCCAGGCCCAGATCCTTCATCTGCTCAAAGATATCCAGAGGGAAAACGGCATGTCCTACGTATTTATCTCGCACGATCCGTCGGTCGTCGAGTTCATGGCGGACCGGGTGATCCGCCTGTGA
- a CDS encoding ABC transporter ATP-binding protein, with amino-acid sequence MKNILEISDLSVSFPGPNGKIPAVRNLSLSLAPGECIAIVGESGCGKSVVAQAVLRLLPSGTEVLGRISYQGQDLLHLSENEMDQIRGQEIGMVFQSPERALNPVMKIGKQLISPQVMYGLCSEKDAELRAKGVLQSLGLDAANVTDLEAMLSTVTAGKSTGLLLITHDMDVASRLSNRIAVMYCGMIVEEGETTSVLSSPKHPYTRGLLGSLPKNGFVPIPGISPALSDLPHGCVFHPRCAFADEKCRTDIPDLLDGVKCRRC; translated from the coding sequence ATGAAAAACATTCTCGAGATCAGTGACCTTTCCGTCTCATTCCCGGGACCGAATGGAAAAATTCCCGCAGTTCGAAATCTCTCCCTCTCCCTTGCGCCCGGCGAGTGTATTGCGATCGTCGGCGAATCCGGGTGCGGGAAGTCCGTGGTCGCCCAGGCGGTCTTACGTCTGCTTCCGTCCGGGACCGAGGTGCTTGGCCGCATCTCGTATCAGGGGCAGGATCTTCTGCATCTTTCTGAAAACGAGATGGATCAGATCCGGGGTCAAGAAATAGGGATGGTGTTTCAGAGCCCGGAAAGAGCTCTCAATCCGGTGATGAAGATTGGAAAACAGCTGATCTCACCGCAGGTGATGTATGGACTCTGTTCGGAAAAGGATGCGGAGCTTCGGGCGAAGGGGGTCCTGCAGAGTCTCGGTCTGGACGCCGCAAATGTCACTGATCTTGAAGCGATGCTTTCCACGGTTACTGCCGGAAAAAGTACCGGTCTGCTTTTGATCACGCATGATATGGATGTGGCCTCCAGGCTTTCGAACCGCATTGCCGTCATGTACTGCGGCATGATCGTCGAAGAGGGGGAGACCACGTCCGTTTTATCATCGCCGAAGCATCCGTATACTCGTGGTCTTCTCGGCAGTCTTCCAAAGAACGGGTTTGTGCCGATCCCTGGAATCTCTCCTGCACTCAGTGATCTGCCGCATGGCTGCGTCTTTCATCCGCGTTGTGCGTTCGCTGACGAAAAGTGCAGAACGGATATCCCCGATCTGCTTGACGGAGTGAAGTGCCGCCGATGCTGA
- a CDS encoding ABC transporter permease, with product MKFDRRYILPGLLILIFLIVAIFPGMFAPYSISDRSATYQAPSAEHLLGTDNMGKDIFSLLIYAARWTLTIGFASGLLAVVVGTAFGLLAGWRRGALDEFLLGTTDIVLILPKIPLVIILAAYLGPSPWVLIFVLCLLSWESIARVVRSKVIQIRSSEYILAARCLGFSDCRIMFKEILPVVFPVIVPKFVLVTVVAMISEASLAFLGLSDPKTVSWGGMISDAFTYSGFLRGMW from the coding sequence GTGAAGTTCGACCGGCGGTATATTCTTCCGGGTCTTTTGATCCTGATATTCTTGATCGTTGCGATCTTTCCGGGGATGTTTGCCCCGTACTCGATCAGCGATCGAAGTGCGACCTATCAGGCGCCGAGTGCCGAACATCTTCTTGGAACCGACAATATGGGGAAGGACATATTTTCTCTGCTGATCTATGCAGCCAGATGGACGCTGACGATTGGATTCGCGTCCGGTCTTCTTGCCGTGGTTGTGGGGACCGCGTTCGGTCTCCTTGCCGGCTGGAGAAGAGGAGCTTTGGACGAGTTTTTGTTGGGAACGACGGATATCGTTTTGATTCTCCCGAAGATCCCTCTGGTGATCATTCTCGCCGCGTATCTTGGCCCAAGTCCGTGGGTTCTGATCTTTGTTCTGTGTCTCTTGTCCTGGGAATCTATTGCCCGGGTCGTGCGTTCGAAGGTCATCCAGATACGGTCATCCGAGTATATTCTCGCCGCCCGCTGCCTGGGATTTTCTGATTGCCGGATCATGTTCAAAGAGATCTTACCCGTGGTTTTTCCGGTGATCGTGCCGAAGTTCGTTCTGGTTACGGTGGTGGCGATGATCTCTGAGGCATCTCTCGCGTTTCTTGGGCTTTCCGATCCCAAGACGGTTTCGTGGGGTGGCATGATCTCGGACGCCTTTACCTACAGCGGGTTCCTTCGCGGCATGTGGTAA
- a CDS encoding ABC transporter permease, translating into MNKVLARKIVRYAVSLLIVVLLVFLLPRCMPGDPVQCLVGEDVYLTQEILDSVTVKLGLDRPLFEQFQIYIGDLFTGDLGYSYTRHQNVADLIWDRLPWTLLLTGVSMLIGYTFGIIAGTWAGWMTEKKRAKVMTGFGVFVSCIPPYLLGLIFFSVFVYQLGWFPYKGFYETPDLFSVCYHMALPVLTLTLFVFARNMIIMRGSVLTEKNQLYPLFAKSLGVPRRKIIYGHVMKNAILPILTHFAIDFGFILSGALFIEIIFSLNGLGRVMYTAVLNLDYPVLSGLFLVIAIMAICANLITDILYGIIDPRVKRGDDQ; encoded by the coding sequence ATGAACAAGGTCCTTGCCAGAAAAATCGTCCGCTATGCCGTATCCCTGCTGATAGTCGTTCTGCTCGTGTTTCTTCTTCCCCGCTGCATGCCCGGCGACCCGGTCCAGTGCCTTGTCGGAGAGGATGTGTATCTGACCCAGGAGATCCTTGATTCGGTCACGGTCAAACTGGGACTTGACCGCCCGCTTTTCGAGCAGTTTCAGATCTATATCGGGGATCTTTTCACGGGGGATCTAGGATATTCCTATACAAGGCATCAGAATGTGGCCGATCTGATCTGGGACCGCCTTCCCTGGACACTTCTTCTCACGGGAGTTTCCATGCTGATCGGCTATACGTTTGGGATCATTGCCGGTACCTGGGCCGGGTGGATGACCGAGAAAAAACGTGCGAAGGTCATGACCGGATTTGGGGTCTTCGTGTCCTGCATCCCGCCGTATTTACTTGGTTTGATCTTCTTCTCGGTGTTTGTGTACCAGCTCGGCTGGTTCCCGTACAAAGGATTCTACGAGACCCCGGATCTTTTCAGCGTGTGTTATCATATGGCGCTTCCCGTTTTGACTCTCACATTGTTCGTGTTTGCGAGAAACATGATCATCATGCGGGGTTCGGTTCTGACGGAAAAGAACCAGTTGTATCCGCTGTTCGCAAAAAGTCTCGGCGTTCCCCGAAGAAAGATCATCTACGGTCATGTGATGAAGAACGCGATCCTGCCGATCCTTACGCATTTTGCGATCGACTTTGGATTCATCTTATCGGGCGCACTATTTATCGAGATCATCTTCTCCCTCAACGGTCTTGGAAGAGTCATGTACACGGCGGTTCTGAATCTGGATTATCCAGTGCTTTCCGGACTGTTTCTGGTGATTGCCATCATGGCAATCTGTGCGAATCTGATCACCGATATTCTCTACGGAATCATCGATCCGAGGGTGAAACGGGGTGATGATCAGTGA
- a CDS encoding class I SAM-dependent methyltransferase: protein MNIPAGSTVLDIGAGPGTLAVPQAGSGCQVTVVEPSKPMIAALDQYRRFRNVEAEIGVVPAAWEDVDSGTLGRYDYVISSFALSVPDLKEALGKMHQAAAKEVHIFWFMNDAVWDVTYSKLWESLHGEKYWPKPKADVVWNCLYQMGIYADITVYPMRDNRGYPDLKSAVEDYSDRMDAHDERQKTIIEDYLQNVLVKREDGNLGFPEEGLYAHISWRV, encoded by the coding sequence ATGAATATTCCTGCCGGATCAACCGTACTGGATATCGGCGCGGGACCCGGAACGCTTGCCGTCCCTCAGGCCGGATCGGGATGTCAGGTAACGGTGGTCGAACCGTCAAAACCCATGATTGCTGCTTTGGACCAGTACCGCCGGTTTCGAAACGTCGAAGCCGAGATTGGTGTTGTCCCGGCGGCCTGGGAAGATGTAGACTCAGGAACACTCGGCAGATACGATTACGTGATCTCCTCGTTCGCGCTGAGCGTGCCGGATCTGAAAGAAGCTCTTGGAAAGATGCATCAGGCGGCAGCAAAAGAGGTCCATATCTTCTGGTTCATGAACGATGCCGTCTGGGATGTGACCTACAGCAAACTTTGGGAAAGCCTGCACGGAGAAAAATACTGGCCAAAACCGAAGGCTGATGTGGTCTGGAACTGTCTGTATCAGATGGGAATCTATGCAGACATCACGGTCTATCCTATGAGGGATAATCGGGGATATCCTGATCTGAAATCAGCAGTCGAGGATTATTCTGACCGTATGGATGCCCATGACGAGCGGCAAAAGACAATTATTGAAGATTATCTGCAAAACGTACTCGTGAAAAGGGAGGATGGGAATCTTGGATTCCCGGAAGAAGGGCTGTATGCACATATATCATGGAGGGTCTGA
- a CDS encoding 4Fe-4S binding protein — protein MVICLHKCTVCGVCASLCPALTIKHRVFDAEKMLFGPAGCPAEKSGIKCDSQSGEIKWEKSLCDACGVCVAACPEKAILEVTRKLTKAPVLPGKVAINKDNCVACRWCDEICPSDVLSLRSSSKAR, from the coding sequence ATGGTCATCTGCCTGCATAAGTGTACGGTCTGCGGCGTCTGTGCTTCACTTTGCCCGGCCCTTACGATCAAACACCGCGTGTTCGATGCTGAGAAGATGTTGTTTGGTCCGGCGGGCTGTCCTGCAGAAAAAAGCGGAATCAAATGTGATAGTCAGTCGGGAGAGATCAAGTGGGAAAAATCGCTTTGTGACGCCTGCGGTGTTTGCGTTGCCGCCTGTCCGGAAAAGGCGATCCTTGAAGTCACCCGTAAACTGACCAAAGCTCCGGTCCTTCCGGGAAAAGTCGCGATCAACAAAGATAACTGCGTGGCATGCCGGTGGTGTGATGAGATCTGTCCGTCCGATGTGTTGTCGTTACGAAGTTCTTCGAAGGCGAGATAA